TCATCTTCGAAGGTGCACCTCTTGTAGCATTTGTGATTAGTAATATTCTATTATTACATCAGTTAACCATCTTGTTTGCTGCTATAGTAAGCTGTTTTAAATAATAGCATTGTAGTCTTATTTGAGTTTAGAAAATTGGCGCCCCTTTATGTAATCTGTCTTATGCCTAAAATGCAGGTGAGGACTGCATCTCAATCTAGAGATACAAAATCCAGAATGTTGTCCCAAGTTAATGTTGCTAGTGTCAAGGGGACAATCTCAAATCAAGAATACAAAGACATGCCAAGAAAACCAAATAGAAGGCACAACGATGTTTGTTTGACACAAAAGAAAAGCCCAGATTGGACGCACCTGGCACTCTTTTTCGTCCAACTGCCAGAATGCCAAAACCAGAGGTTTGTATCAGGTTTAGGCTTAGTGTTATCTTCAAATTTCAATGCAAATGAGTAAACATGCTATTTCAATATTGTCAAACTATtacataactttatttttttatcagaTTGTTCTTTCGTAATTCTTAAATTGATTATCGAATTTTATGGTAACAGATAACTTGCTTTATACAGGTTTCTTCGGGTTCAAAAGCTAATGTACTTAGCCAACATAAAAGGTATACTTCTTAATCATGTTTCCCATGTTGAAAATGTGGGATATTTTGGTAGCACTGATTTATCCTAATTTTCCTAATCTCGTTTATTATTGAATGATATAGCACTGAACAACAGCCAATAGCAAGAAACGTTTTCGCATCTCGTGCTTCCTGTACAGAGAAAGCTAGCCATAGATTACATCTAAGTGTAAACAGGTATATATCGTGGAAAGATTTTGAGCTTTAACTCCATATTGTGTTCATAAACATATATCTTATACATATTATTGTTGTACAGGGATAAGGAGAGTGTAAATTCATGTCAACCAGGCATGAAACAGGATGGATCTAGTTTCCGTTTCAAAAGTAAAAGGCGGGCCTGGAAAAGGAAAGAGGCAAAGACAATTTCTTGTGTCTACTCGATAAAGTTCAGACGTCGTATAAAACCTACAAAAAGTTTTTGATATTAATTTCAGTTCTTTATAAAGCTAGAGGAGAAAGTTCATGCCAAAGAGGAAGAAACGCATTAGCTCCAACCAAGAACCCAGGTAATGAACCAGGGTCTGATTCTTGTGAGTAACGGAAATAGGTCCAAATTAATATGGAGAACCATGGGCTGCTAAGTGCTAATTATTGAATGTTAGCTCTTTAAAGTCATCAGATTAGCTCTTTAAAGTCATCAGATATATCGTGTGGTCTTAATTGTGTCATGaggaaatttaaaattaaagagtttccaaaaaaggaaagagacaaTCTTTTGTAAACGGACTAACAAGGAAAGTAAGAGAAACAAATTGAAACCGAGGGTGTGTATAATATCATTGGCAAGAGTTAGATGACAATTATTTTATC
Above is a genomic segment from Capsicum annuum cultivar UCD-10X-F1 unplaced genomic scaffold, UCD10Xv1.1 ctg26325, whole genome shotgun sequence containing:
- the LOC124890881 gene encoding uncharacterized protein LOC124890881 — encoded protein: MPKPEVSSGSKANVLSQHKSTEQQPIARNVFASRASCTEKASHRLHLSVNRDKESVNSCQPGMKQDGSSFRFKSKRRAWKRKEAKTISCVYSIKFRRRIKPTKSF